In the Ramlibacter tataouinensis TTB310 genome, one interval contains:
- the tfpZ gene encoding TfpX/TfpZ family type IV pilin accessory protein produces MEEAFVISGHHKPAFKWRARARAMAIHLAISAAVAALAAMFVFGLWYPYPYREISGGRELFLLLVTVDVILGPLITFAIFNQAKPRAELRRDLTVVGLLQLAALAYGLWIVAIARPVHLVFEIDRYRVVHAIDVPAELLPSSPDKVVSFSWTGPKLMAVRPFASEEEKMEATMAALQGVDLGARPDLWEPYEQAQPRVLAASKPVTDLLGRFPAHAAEIDKVLGRMNRPAAGVSYLPMVGRKSFWTVLVDARTAEVLAYLPIDSF; encoded by the coding sequence ATGGAAGAAGCATTTGTCATTTCTGGTCATCATAAGCCTGCCTTCAAGTGGCGCGCACGCGCGCGCGCGATGGCGATTCACCTGGCAATCAGCGCCGCGGTGGCCGCACTTGCGGCCATGTTCGTCTTTGGCCTCTGGTACCCCTATCCTTACCGGGAGATCTCCGGCGGACGGGAGCTGTTCTTGCTGCTGGTGACGGTGGACGTGATCCTGGGCCCCCTGATCACTTTTGCCATTTTCAATCAGGCCAAGCCACGCGCCGAGCTGCGGCGCGATCTGACGGTGGTCGGCTTGCTGCAGCTGGCCGCGCTTGCTTATGGTCTGTGGATCGTGGCGATCGCCCGGCCGGTCCACCTGGTTTTCGAGATCGACCGCTACCGCGTCGTGCACGCTATCGATGTCCCCGCGGAACTGCTGCCCTCCTCACCGGACAAGGTGGTGTCCTTTTCATGGACAGGTCCGAAGCTGATGGCCGTGCGGCCCTTCGCCAGCGAGGAAGAGAAGATGGAAGCCACCATGGCGGCGCTCCAGGGCGTCGATCTCGGTGCCCGGCCTGACTTGTGGGAGCCCTACGAACAAGCCCAACCCCGGGTGCTGGCGGCCTCCAAACCTGTTACAGACTTGCTCGGGCGTTTTCCTGCTCATGCTGCCGAGATAGATAAAGTGCTGGGCAGAATGAACCGTCCGGCTGCTGGCGTGTCCTACCTGCCGATGGTCGGTCGCAAGAGCTTCTGGACCGTTCTGGTCGACGCTCGTACCGCGGAAGTGTTGGCCTACCTGCCCATCGACTCGTTCTGA
- the moaC gene encoding cyclic pyranopterin monophosphate synthase MoaC: MSNLTHFDSQGQAHMVDVADKPATHRVAVATGRIEMLASTLAIIESGAAKKGDVLGIARIAGIQAAKKTSDLIPLCHPLALTRVALEFETQSQQDERPAAVACTARVETLGPTGVEMEALNAVQVALLTIYDMCKAVDRGMTIQAVRLLEKQGGKSGHFLRKEP; encoded by the coding sequence ATGAGCAACCTCACTCACTTTGATTCACAAGGCCAGGCCCACATGGTGGACGTGGCCGACAAACCCGCCACGCACCGCGTTGCGGTGGCGACCGGGCGGATCGAGATGCTAGCCTCAACGCTGGCGATCATCGAATCGGGCGCGGCGAAGAAGGGGGACGTGCTTGGCATCGCGCGGATTGCCGGGATCCAGGCAGCGAAGAAGACGAGTGACCTGATTCCCTTGTGCCATCCGCTGGCGTTGACCCGGGTGGCGCTGGAGTTTGAAACGCAGTCCCAGCAAGATGAGCGACCGGCTGCTGTCGCCTGCACTGCGAGGGTGGAGACGCTAGGGCCCACGGGCGTGGAAATGGAAGCACTGAACGCGGTCCAGGTGGCACTGCTCACCATCTACGACATGTGCAAGGCCGTGGACCGTGGGATGACGATACAAGCCGTAAGACTGCTTGAAAAACAGGGCGGCAAGTCCGGGCATTTCCTGCGCAAAGAACCCTAG
- a CDS encoding PglL family O-oligosaccharyltransferase, which produces MSNAYVTRALGWLGVVLCVALLLPNHYSPWRSSHQEFLAVAAFGPLLAGAVWSGHLPRLALGGLMLACIPLIQWMAGMLHFAGDAWVSAFYLAAFSLAVIAGHQVVAPHGAAGPAGLDRLVPLWGGLVLAGLLSVAAAAHQWLDLQRLGAFVADMPPRGRPYGNLAQPNQLSTLLLLGCMGLWFLWESARLHTAAALAAASLLVVGLVLTGSRSVLLMLAWFLPAFWFMRRRCQIRLTPAALAALLVVFVAFSASWSWLNDRLLLASPYAALDRLGQPSLRQTYWTAMLDAVNRQPWLGYGFNQAGVAQTAVALDHPPMLEFYESAHNVFLDLAVAAGVPVALLVLLGLGLWTRYQLRVCSTPQGAVTLAAVGVVFSHAMVEYPLHYLYFLLPVGLWMGTLTAVHATKNPELETLESRFAKPTLLAGAGFVLVAGLLMLRDYLPYEEHWRMLRYREAQIGDLRREPAPDTLLLTQLNALVSAAAAEPENVNSDELELLRRVAERYPYPSTMYSYAIALATKGFSEQAALVLQRLCQMQSRKSCHDAQKEWARAQQRQPQLASVRLPGMVQVRQDGPDDQSPGPRSPLR; this is translated from the coding sequence ATGAGCAATGCTTATGTGACGCGTGCACTGGGCTGGCTCGGCGTCGTTCTGTGCGTCGCCCTTCTGCTGCCGAATCACTATTCGCCGTGGCGCTCTTCGCACCAGGAGTTCCTGGCCGTCGCAGCATTCGGTCCGCTCCTCGCGGGCGCTGTGTGGAGCGGCCATTTGCCTCGCTTGGCTCTCGGCGGGCTCATGCTCGCTTGCATTCCGCTGATCCAATGGATGGCTGGCATGCTTCATTTCGCCGGCGATGCCTGGGTGAGCGCCTTTTACCTGGCTGCGTTCAGCCTGGCCGTTATCGCAGGCCACCAAGTTGTTGCCCCGCATGGCGCCGCAGGTCCCGCAGGACTCGATCGACTGGTTCCGCTGTGGGGGGGGCTTGTTCTGGCAGGTCTTCTGTCCGTAGCCGCCGCAGCGCACCAGTGGCTGGACCTGCAACGTCTGGGCGCATTCGTCGCAGATATGCCGCCGCGGGGGCGACCTTACGGCAATCTCGCGCAACCCAATCAATTGTCGACCTTACTGTTGCTGGGCTGCATGGGCCTTTGGTTCCTCTGGGAGTCGGCCCGCCTTCACACAGCGGCTGCGCTCGCAGCGGCATCCTTGCTGGTAGTGGGTCTGGTGCTCACCGGTTCGCGATCGGTCCTTCTCATGCTGGCCTGGTTCCTTCCGGCTTTCTGGTTCATGCGGCGGCGCTGCCAGATCCGATTGACCCCGGCCGCGCTCGCCGCCCTGTTGGTCGTGTTCGTTGCCTTTTCGGCCAGTTGGTCCTGGCTGAACGACAGGCTTCTTCTGGCCTCACCCTACGCAGCCCTTGACCGGCTCGGCCAACCCAGCCTGCGCCAAACATACTGGACAGCGATGCTGGATGCCGTTAACCGCCAACCTTGGCTCGGATACGGCTTCAACCAAGCCGGCGTGGCGCAGACCGCCGTAGCACTCGACCATCCGCCAATGCTGGAGTTCTACGAGAGCGCCCATAACGTGTTCCTCGACCTGGCAGTCGCAGCAGGTGTTCCCGTGGCACTGCTGGTGTTGCTGGGGCTGGGGCTATGGACGCGGTATCAGCTGCGGGTATGTTCCACCCCTCAAGGGGCCGTCACGCTTGCTGCCGTGGGCGTGGTCTTCAGCCACGCCATGGTCGAGTACCCTCTGCACTACCTCTACTTCCTGCTTCCGGTCGGTTTGTGGATGGGTACCTTGACAGCGGTGCACGCGACCAAAAACCCCGAGTTGGAGACGCTGGAAAGCCGCTTCGCCAAGCCTACCCTGCTTGCAGGCGCAGGCTTCGTTCTGGTTGCTGGCCTGCTCATGTTGCGCGATTACCTGCCCTACGAGGAGCATTGGCGAATGCTTCGATACAGGGAGGCGCAGATTGGAGACCTGCGGCGAGAACCGGCGCCAGATACCTTGCTCCTGACACAGCTGAACGCCTTGGTCAGCGCCGCCGCTGCCGAACCGGAAAACGTGAACTCGGATGAACTGGAACTGCTTCGACGTGTGGCGGAGCGCTATCCCTATCCCTCGACGATGTACAGCTATGCAATCGCGTTGGCGACCAAGGGCTTTTCGGAACAGGCTGCGCTCGTGCTTCAGCGGCTTTGTCAGATGCAGTCCCGCAAAAGTTGCCACGATGCCCAGAAGGAGTGGGCACGGGCGCAACAACGTCAACCCCAGCTTGCATCTGTCCGCCTGCCCGGGATGGTGCAGGTGCGGCAGGATGGACCCGATGATCAGTCGCCAGGCCCGCGCAGTCCCCTGCGCTAG
- a CDS encoding pilin → MKRQLQKGFTLIELMIVVAIIGILAAVALPAYQDYTIRAKVSEVVLAASQCRTSVTETVQSTASNVLPDANMWGCEANTTGDAASAASKYVFSITTNNAGVITVSTPTTAVDLKDAAGKQITLVPYKNANTALVNGDVGTNVFKWVCGPGGTPATAMPAKYLPGSCRGG, encoded by the coding sequence ATGAAGCGTCAACTGCAAAAGGGTTTCACCCTGATCGAACTGATGATCGTCGTGGCGATCATCGGTATCCTGGCCGCCGTGGCCCTGCCGGCGTACCAGGACTACACCATCCGCGCCAAGGTGTCGGAAGTCGTGCTGGCCGCGTCCCAGTGCCGCACCAGCGTGACGGAAACGGTTCAGTCCACTGCAAGCAACGTCCTGCCCGACGCAAATATGTGGGGTTGTGAGGCGAACACCACCGGAGACGCCGCCAGCGCTGCAAGCAAGTATGTGTTCTCGATCACGACGAACAACGCGGGTGTCATCACGGTGTCGACTCCGACGACCGCCGTCGATCTGAAGGACGCTGCGGGCAAGCAAATTACGCTGGTGCCCTACAAGAACGCCAATACGGCGCTCGTTAACGGCGATGTCGGCACCAATGTGTTCAAGTGGGTTTGCGGCCCGGGCGGCACCCCTGCCACTGCTATGCCGGCGAAGTACCTGCCGGGTTCTTGCCGCGGCGGTTAA
- a CDS encoding GspE/PulE family protein, translating into MSAVVKPARDSEQAFFDSQQLPPDKRGVSFEALFYRQLQQVTTRIHETENLEQIMLEVSPHICKLLNADRLTLYAVNEDRSAIVSKVKTGLNTSRELKLPVSAQSIAGYAALSRQMLNIADVYDDDALRRIHPTLTFLQEVDKRSGYRTKQMLVLPIIDADDLHGVLQVINNKSDQTFGELEVEGATQLCKTLATAIRQRMQKAQEGQRRRATKYDGLVVDGVLTADELRRCIQKAREEGRSVENVLMSDFQVRPAQIGPSLAKYFGVAYEPFNAGRIRSEIIQGPLKREFVEEQGWIPLEDTREGLLVMCLDPEAVRGSRVVPQVFQRYTKFAYRVTTHTEFEETLAQLYGASEGASIDELLADLSGPLDDENDDSLESAAADNELVKFVNKVIVDAYNQRASDIHIEPLPGKAKTGIRFRVDGGLLPYIEVPSHFRQALVTRLKIMCDLDISEKRKPQDGKIKFKKFGPLDIELRVATIPSSGGVEDVVMRILASGEPIPLEKLGLTPHNKDRLETTVSKPYGLFYVCGPTGSGKTTTLHSILKFLNTPDTKIWTAEDPVEITQKGLRQVQVNKKAGIDFALVMRAFLRADPDIIMVGESRDKETVSMGVEASLTGHLVFSTLHTNSAPESIIRLLDMGMDPFNFADALLGILAQRLAKKLCECKEAYVPSSEELRSFIKEYSEELRHSAAWKADPGGEAQKLYEDWVDTYGEDGQLKFYRSVGCDKCGKTGYKGRLGLHELLVADEQVKKLIQERARVAELFAASVETGMRTLKMDGMEKIMMGLTDLKQVRSVCIK; encoded by the coding sequence ATGAGCGCCGTCGTCAAGCCGGCTCGGGATTCCGAGCAGGCCTTCTTCGATTCGCAGCAGCTGCCGCCCGACAAGCGCGGCGTTTCGTTCGAGGCCCTGTTCTACCGTCAGCTGCAGCAGGTGACCACGCGGATCCACGAGACCGAGAACCTGGAGCAGATCATGCTCGAGGTGAGCCCGCACATCTGCAAGCTGCTCAATGCGGACCGGCTCACCCTGTATGCCGTCAACGAGGACCGCAGCGCCATCGTCTCCAAGGTGAAGACCGGGCTGAACACCAGCCGCGAACTGAAGCTGCCGGTCAGCGCGCAGAGCATCGCCGGTTATGCCGCCCTGAGCCGCCAGATGCTCAACATCGCGGACGTGTACGACGATGACGCCTTGCGCCGCATCCACCCGACGCTCACCTTCCTGCAGGAGGTGGACAAGCGCTCGGGCTACCGCACCAAGCAGATGCTGGTGCTGCCCATCATCGATGCCGACGACCTGCACGGCGTGCTGCAGGTGATCAACAACAAGAGCGACCAGACCTTCGGCGAGCTGGAGGTGGAAGGCGCCACCCAGCTGTGCAAGACGCTGGCGACGGCCATCCGCCAGCGCATGCAGAAGGCGCAGGAGGGCCAGCGGCGCAGGGCCACCAAGTACGACGGCCTGGTCGTCGACGGGGTGTTGACGGCCGACGAACTGCGGCGCTGCATCCAGAAGGCGCGGGAGGAGGGCCGGTCGGTCGAGAACGTGCTGATGTCGGACTTCCAGGTCCGCCCGGCCCAGATCGGTCCCTCGCTGGCCAAGTACTTCGGCGTGGCTTACGAGCCGTTCAACGCCGGGCGCATCCGATCGGAAATCATCCAGGGTCCGCTCAAGCGCGAGTTCGTCGAGGAGCAGGGCTGGATCCCGCTGGAGGACACGCGGGAAGGCCTGCTGGTGATGTGCCTGGACCCGGAGGCCGTGCGCGGTTCGCGCGTGGTTCCGCAGGTCTTCCAGCGTTACACCAAGTTCGCCTACCGGGTCACCACGCACACGGAGTTCGAGGAAACCCTGGCCCAGCTGTACGGCGCCTCGGAAGGAGCCTCCATCGACGAACTGCTGGCCGACCTGAGCGGCCCGCTGGACGACGAGAACGACGATTCCCTGGAGTCCGCGGCCGCCGACAACGAGCTGGTGAAGTTCGTCAACAAGGTCATCGTCGACGCCTACAACCAGCGCGCCTCCGACATCCACATCGAGCCGCTGCCCGGCAAGGCCAAGACCGGCATCCGCTTCCGTGTGGACGGCGGGCTGCTGCCCTACATCGAGGTGCCCTCGCATTTCCGCCAGGCGCTGGTGACGCGCCTGAAGATCATGTGCGACCTCGACATCTCCGAGAAGCGCAAGCCGCAGGACGGCAAGATCAAGTTCAAGAAATTCGGGCCGCTGGACATCGAGCTGCGCGTGGCGACCATCCCCTCCTCGGGCGGCGTCGAGGACGTGGTGATGCGCATCCTGGCCTCGGGCGAGCCCATCCCGCTGGAGAAGCTGGGGCTGACGCCGCACAACAAGGACCGCCTGGAAACGACCGTGAGCAAGCCCTACGGCCTGTTCTACGTGTGCGGCCCCACGGGTTCGGGCAAGACCACCACACTGCACTCCATCCTGAAGTTCCTGAACACGCCCGACACCAAGATCTGGACGGCGGAGGACCCGGTCGAGATCACGCAGAAGGGCCTGCGCCAGGTGCAGGTCAACAAGAAGGCCGGCATCGACTTCGCGCTGGTCATGCGGGCTTTCCTGCGCGCCGACCCGGACATCATCATGGTGGGCGAGTCGCGCGACAAGGAAACGGTGTCCATGGGCGTGGAGGCTTCGCTCACCGGCCACCTGGTGTTCTCGACCCTGCACACCAACTCGGCGCCGGAATCCATCATCCGCCTGCTGGACATGGGCATGGACCCGTTCAACTTCGCGGACGCCCTGCTGGGCATCCTGGCGCAGCGGCTGGCCAAGAAGCTGTGCGAGTGCAAGGAGGCCTACGTGCCCTCGTCCGAGGAGCTCAGGTCCTTCATCAAGGAGTACTCCGAGGAACTGCGGCACTCCGCCGCCTGGAAGGCCGACCCCGGCGGCGAGGCGCAGAAGCTGTACGAGGACTGGGTCGATACCTACGGCGAGGACGGCCAGCTCAAGTTCTACCGGTCGGTGGGTTGCGACAAGTGCGGCAAGACGGGCTACAAGGGCCGGCTGGGGCTGCACGAGCTGCTGGTGGCCGACGAGCAGGTCAAGAAACTGATCCAGGAGCGGGCCCGGGTGGCGGAGCTGTTCGCCGCCTCGGTCGAGACCGGCATGCGCACCCTCAAGATGGACGGCATGGAAAAGATCATGATGGGGCTGACGGATTTGAAGCAGGTCAGGTCGGTGTGCATCAAGTAA
- a CDS encoding 3',5'-cyclic-nucleotide phosphodiesterase, with protein sequence MKVRVLGCSGAIARGCRTTSFLVGEDVLVDAGTGVGDLTLDEMRKVRHVLLTHSHLDHVAALPLMIDAVASQLTEPVRVHALAGTIGALKDHVFNNVIWPDFSRIPSPEAPFISFHELQVGQVLQLGGKAVEVLPAVHTVPAVGFAVSAGGASWVFTGDTERNPAFWQRINQLDVAALVIETAFSNREQELARRSLHLSPLALAQELDCIDKAKGFPIYITHTKPAETELIMAEIQKFDQTQPFGPDVSHDIRWLRAGQEFEL encoded by the coding sequence ATGAAGGTGCGGGTGCTGGGCTGCTCTGGAGCCATCGCGAGAGGCTGTCGCACCACCTCCTTCCTGGTCGGCGAGGACGTGCTGGTGGATGCCGGCACCGGCGTGGGCGACCTGACGCTGGACGAGATGCGCAAGGTCAGGCACGTGCTGTTGACCCATTCCCACCTGGACCACGTGGCGGCGCTGCCGCTCATGATCGACGCGGTGGCGTCACAGCTCACCGAACCCGTGCGCGTGCATGCGCTGGCCGGCACCATAGGCGCGCTCAAGGACCATGTCTTCAACAACGTGATCTGGCCCGATTTCAGCCGCATCCCCAGCCCGGAGGCCCCTTTCATCAGCTTCCACGAGCTGCAGGTCGGCCAGGTGCTGCAGCTGGGCGGCAAGGCCGTGGAGGTCCTGCCGGCCGTCCACACGGTTCCGGCGGTCGGCTTCGCCGTCAGCGCGGGCGGTGCCAGCTGGGTGTTCACCGGCGACACCGAGCGCAACCCCGCGTTCTGGCAACGGATCAACCAGTTGGACGTGGCCGCGCTGGTGATCGAAACCGCTTTCAGCAACCGGGAGCAGGAACTGGCCCGGCGCAGCCTCCATCTGTCGCCGCTGGCGCTGGCCCAGGAGCTGGACTGCATCGACAAGGCCAAGGGCTTTCCGATCTACATCACGCACACCAAACCCGCCGAGACCGAGCTGATCATGGCCGAGATCCAGAAGTTCGACCAGACGCAGCCTTTCGGTCCCGATGTCTCCCACGACATCCGCTGGCTGCGCGCCGGCCAGGAGTTCGAGTTATGA
- a CDS encoding FHA domain-containing protein has protein sequence MPKMIVSIDGVVIKEVQLTKDRTTLGRRPYNDIVIDNLAVSGEHAVLQMTGSDVYLEDLNSTNGSYVNGKAVKKQLLQNNDTVEIGKYKIKYVNEAPGANFEKTMIFKAGAGGLAAAASAGRIDATGADLSGVNAAIKVLSGAAAGREVPLVKVVTTIGKPGVAVAAITKRPHGFVVAHVEGGNKPTLNGAAIGAEPVTLKNGDMLELAGTQMQFVQA, from the coding sequence ATGCCGAAGATGATCGTTTCGATCGACGGTGTCGTCATCAAGGAAGTACAGCTCACCAAGGACCGCACGACGCTCGGTCGCCGGCCGTACAACGACATCGTGATCGACAACCTCGCGGTCAGCGGCGAGCACGCCGTGCTGCAGATGACCGGCAGCGACGTCTATCTTGAGGACCTCAACAGCACCAACGGAAGCTATGTGAACGGCAAGGCCGTCAAGAAGCAGTTGCTGCAGAACAACGACACGGTCGAGATCGGCAAGTACAAGATCAAGTACGTCAACGAGGCGCCCGGGGCCAATTTCGAGAAGACCATGATCTTCAAGGCCGGTGCTGGAGGCCTTGCCGCGGCGGCGTCCGCCGGGCGGATCGATGCCACGGGAGCGGACCTGAGCGGCGTGAATGCAGCCATCAAGGTCTTGTCAGGCGCCGCCGCCGGCCGCGAGGTGCCGCTGGTGAAGGTGGTCACCACCATCGGCAAGCCGGGGGTGGCGGTGGCCGCCATCACCAAGCGCCCCCATGGGTTCGTGGTGGCGCATGTCGAAGGCGGCAACAAGCCAACGCTCAACGGAGCCGCCATCGGCGCCGAGCCCGTCACCCTGAAGAACGGCGACATGCTCGAACTGGCCGGCACCCAGATGCAGTTCGTCCAGGCCTGA
- a CDS encoding Stp1/IreP family PP2C-type Ser/Thr phosphatase gives MNYEFCLKTDPGLARENNEDSVAVDEPTRLAVLADGMGGYNAGEIASGMATTFIKSELGRWLAQAGRHANAREVRRAMEICVDNANRSIFNAANSNPQYSGMGTTLVVGVFQDARLMLGHIGDSRCYRMRAGEFAQITKDHSLLQEQMDAGLITPEQAATSSNKNLVTRALGVEDAVLLDVGEHRVEAGDLYLMCSDGLSDMLDDFAIARILAADASLQEKANQLIDAANANGGRDNISVLLARANTGSAKRGLISRLLGK, from the coding sequence ATGAACTACGAGTTTTGCCTCAAAACCGATCCTGGTCTGGCCCGAGAGAACAACGAGGACTCCGTTGCCGTCGACGAGCCGACGCGCCTGGCCGTGCTGGCCGATGGGATGGGCGGCTACAACGCGGGCGAGATCGCCAGCGGCATGGCCACCACCTTCATCAAGTCGGAGCTCGGTCGCTGGCTCGCGCAGGCCGGTCGCCATGCCAACGCGCGCGAGGTGCGGCGGGCGATGGAGATCTGCGTGGACAACGCCAACCGGTCCATCTTCAATGCCGCCAACTCCAATCCGCAGTACAGCGGCATGGGCACCACCCTGGTGGTGGGCGTGTTCCAGGACGCGCGGCTGATGCTGGGCCACATCGGCGACTCGCGCTGCTACCGGATGCGGGCCGGCGAGTTCGCCCAGATCACCAAGGACCACTCGCTGCTCCAGGAGCAGATGGACGCGGGCCTGATCACGCCCGAACAGGCCGCCACCTCATCCAACAAGAACCTGGTCACCCGCGCGCTGGGCGTGGAGGATGCGGTGCTGCTGGACGTCGGTGAACACCGGGTGGAAGCGGGCGACCTGTACCTGATGTGCTCGGACGGTCTGTCCGACATGCTGGACGACTTCGCGATCGCGCGCATCCTGGCCGCCGACGCCTCTCTCCAGGAAAAGGCCAACCAGTTGATCGACGCGGCGAATGCGAATGGGGGCAGGGACAACATCTCCGTCCTGCTTGCTCGCGCCAACACCGGCAGCGCGAAAAGAGGGCTGATCTCCCGATTGCTGGGAAAATAG